A region of Silurus meridionalis isolate SWU-2019-XX chromosome 13, ASM1480568v1, whole genome shotgun sequence DNA encodes the following proteins:
- the ppfibp1b gene encoding liprin-beta-1b isoform X3, translating into MMSDASDMLAAALEQMDGIIAGSKSLDYSNGIFDCQSPTSPFMGSLRALHLIEDLRGVLELMDTEERDGLRCQIPDSTARSLVDWLQGHLSNGHISVTGDIYQDRLNRLESDKESLVLQVSVLTDQVEVQGEKIRDLDLCLEEHREKLNSTEEMLQQELISRSTLEAQKLELMAEISNLKLKLTAMEKERMDFDERFRDSEGLILENNELRYRISEMENERLQYEKKLKSTKSLMARLSSLKIKMGQMQYEKQRTEHKIQALEEDLAILRRQLDGKDGELRRLQDETGSRSPTPAGLETTEREDTFKQKLKEKHLEVQRMKKAVESLLAANEEKDRKIDELRQLLTRYKKVQDMVMSVQGRKEKCNDEESDDSHSDSSLSMSTAMSVSVDTEKSVLSCAEEVKSQDETTMFVSTLQVPSLSSTPQARLETDADLELVQPQRRLNVPKSSSLSTLDGSTSEKRPLAVGKSPAESRAFDEFNKITTLPPKSTNSSRTVEDDAFGTKKARSSFGRGFFKLKGNKRTASAPNLAETERDGMDHLDLAGMPQKSSNSDSTHTLSSCLEGKKKSKGIKAFLGKLTRSQSTTFTLDDNLSENEFKRGGVRATAGPRLGWSRDLHNPNSEVDAPFARWSREQVCDWMQEQGLGLYVNLARQWISSGQTLLQASTQNLEKELGIKHPLHKKKLQLALQALGSEEDDNKGKLDYQWVTRWLDDIGLPQYKTQFDEARVDGRMLHYMTVDDLLSLKVGSVLHHLSIKRAIQVLRLSNYEPNCLRRRPSDENNITPAEISQWTNHRVMEWLRSVDLAEYAPNLRGSGVHGGLMVLEPRFNVETMALLLNIPPNKTLLRRHLATHFNLLVGSEAQQSKQECIENPDYTLLTATAKVKPRKLAFGSFGTLKKKRQEDSEEYVCPMDVEMPKGHSFQKGLRGLELHIYEDDLDRLEQMEDSEGTVRQIGAFSEGINNLTSMLKDDEFFNEIATSSPNPSVTDDDSNV; encoded by the exons ATGATGTCCGATGCCAGTGATATGTTGGCAGCCGCTTTGGAGCAAATGGATGGCATTATAGCAG GATCCAAATCCCTTGACTATTCCAATGGGATCTTTGACTGCCAGTCTCCAACCTCACCATTCATGGGAAGCCTGCGGGCGCTGCACCTAATCGAGGATCTCAGGGGTGTTTTGGAGCTCATGGACACAGAAGAGAGAGACGGATTGCGCTGTCAGATACCCGACTCGACAGCACGCAGTCTGGTGGACTGGCTACAGGGACACCTA TCAAATGGGCACATTTCAGTCACTGGTGATATTTACCAGGACAGACTTAATCGCCTTGAAAGTGACAAGGAGTCCCTTGTGCTTCAG GTGAGTGTCTTGACAGACCAAGTGGAAGTGCAAGGAGAAAAAATAAGAGACCTAGATTTGTGCCTTGAGGAACACCGTGAAAAACTGAATTCAACTGAGGAAATGCTACAACAG GAACTTATCTCTAGGTCAACGCTTGAGGCCCAGAAGCTGGAGCTGATGGCTGAGATTTCCAATTTAAAGCTAAAGCTGACTGccatggagaaagagagaatggaCTTTGATGAAAGATTCAGAGATAGTGAG GGTTTGATCTTAGAAAATAACGAGTTGAGGTATCGCATTTCCGAGATGGAGAACGAACGGTTGCAGTACGAGAAGAAACTGAAGTCCACCAAG TCGCTAATGGCAAGACTGTCTAGCCTGAAAATCAAAATGGGCCAGATGCAGTATGAAAAACAGAGGACGGAACACAAAATCCAGGCACTCGAG gaggacCTGGCTATATTAAGAAGGCAGCTGGATGGTAAAGATGGAGAACTAAGGCGGCTACAGGATGAGACGGGGTCCAGATCGCCCACACCTGCAGGCTTAGAAACCACTGAGAGAG AGGATACTTTTAAGCAGAAGCTCAAAGAGAAAC ATTTGGAAGTGCAAAGAATGAAGAAAGCGGTTGAGTCACTTCTGGCAGCCAATGAAGAGAAG GATCGCAAGATCGATGAGCTCCGGCAGTTGCTTACACGTTACAAGAAGGTGCAAGACATGGTCATGTCAGTGCAAGGGAGAAAAG aaaaatgtaatgacGAAGAAAGCGATGATAGTCACAGTGACAGCTCTCTCTCCATGTCCACCGCGATGTCTGTTTCCGTGGACACCGAGAAGTCCGTCCTGTCATGTGCTGAGGAAGTGAAGAGCCAAGATGAG ACGACGATGTTTGTCAGCACGCTGCAGGTGCCTTCGCTCTCATCCACACCACAAGCCAGATTAGAGACTGATGCAGACCTGGAGCTAGTGCAGCCACAGAG AAGACTGAACGTCCCCAAATCTAGCAGCCTGAGCACACTGGACGGCAGCACAAGtgaaaag AGGCCTCTGGCAGTTGGAAAGAGTCCAGCAGAG agtcGTGCTTTTGACGAGTTCAACAAAATCACGACCTTGCCGCCGAAGTCCACTAACAGCTCCCGTACTGTTGAAGATGACGCTTTTGGTACAAAGAAAGCGAGATCCTCATTTGGACGAGGTTTCTTTAAACTCAAAGGCAACAAGAGAACAGCCAGTGCTCCAAATCTGG ctGAGACAGAGCGTGACGGCATGGACCATCTGGATCTTGCAGGGATGCCACAGAAGTCAAGCAACAGTGACAGCACACATACTCTTTCCAGCTGCCTAGAGGGCAAGAAGAAATCAAAGGGAATCAAAGCATTCTTAGGAAA GCTTACAAGAAGTCAGTCAACCACATTCACTTTGGATGACAACCTATCAGAGAATGAGTTCAAGCGCGGAGGAGTCCGAGCCACAGCCGGGCCTAGGCTGGGATGGTCACGTGACCTGCACAACCCAAACAG tgaggtGGATGCTCCGTTTGCACGCTGGTCCCGGGAGCAGGTGTGTGACTGGATGCAGGAGCAGGGACTCGGGCTGTATGTGAACCTGGCCAGACAGTGGATTTCCTCAGGACAGACTCTTCTTCAGGCTTCAACACAGAACTTAGAAAAG gagctaGGGATCAAGCATCCTCTCCACAAAAAGAAACTGCAACTGGCTCTTCAAGCTCTGGGTTCTGAGGAAGATGACAACAAAGGCAAACTAGATTACCAATGGGTAACAA GGTGGCTTGATGATATTGGACTTCCTCAGTACAAAACTCAGTTTGATGAGGCAAGAGTGGATGGCAGAATGCTTCACTACATGACTGTG GATGACCTGCTGTCTCTGAAAGTGGGCAGCGTGTTGCATCACCTCAGCATTAAGCGAGCGATCCAAGTGCTCCGCCTCAGCAATTACGAGCCCAACTGTCTGCGTCGCAGACCCTCAGACGAG AACAACATCACTCCGGCTGAAATCTCTCAGTGGACCAATCACCGTGTGATGGAGTGGCTGCGCTCTGTAGATCTGGCAGAATACGCACCCAATCTGAGAGGCAGCGGAGTCCATGGAGGACTGATG GTTCTCGAGCCTCGCTTCAATGTGGAAACCATGGCGCTGCTTCTAAACATTCCTCCCAACAAGACCTTGCTCCGAAGACACCTGGCCACACATTTTAACCTGCTGGTGGGCTCTGAGGCCCAGCAGTCGAAGCAGGAGTGTATAGAGAACCCTGATTACACTTTACTCACTGCAACCGCTAAGGTCAAG CCTCGAAAACTGGCATTTGGGAGCTTTGGGACTTTGAAGAAAAAGAGGCAGGAGGATAGTGAGGAGTATGTGTGTCCCATGGATGTGGAGATGCCAAAAGGACACAGTTTCCAGAAGGGCCTCAGAGGGCTGGAGCTGCACATTTACGAGGATGACCTGGACCGCCTAGAACAG ATGGAGGATTCAGAGGGAACAGTGCGACAAATTGGGGCTTTTTCAGAAGGCATCAACAACTTgacg aGTATGCTGAAAGATGATGAGTTCTTTAATGAGATTGCAACATCGTCCCCCAACCCCAGCGTGACTGACGATGACTCCAAtgtttaa
- the ppfibp1b gene encoding liprin-beta-1b isoform X1, producing MMSDASDMLAAALEQMDGIIAGSKSLDYSNGIFDCQSPTSPFMGSLRALHLIEDLRGVLELMDTEERDGLRCQIPDSTARSLVDWLQGHLSNGHISVTGDIYQDRLNRLESDKESLVLQVSVLTDQVEVQGEKIRDLDLCLEEHREKLNSTEEMLQQELISRSTLEAQKLELMAEISNLKLKLTAMEKERMDFDERFRDSEGLILENNELRYRISEMENERLQYEKKLKSTKSLMARLSSLKIKMGQMQYEKQRTEHKIQALEEDLAILRRQLDGKDGELRRLQDETGSRSPTPAGLETTEREDTFKQKLKEKHLEVQRMKKAVESLLAANEEKDRKIDELRQLLTRYKKVQDMVMSVQGRKEKCNDEESDDSHSDSSLSMSTAMSVSVDTEKSVLSCAEEVKSQDETTMFVSTLQVPSLSSTPQARLETDADLELVQPQSDAVHQEQSQSQEPAINTSLERLNVPKSSSLSTLDGSTSEKRPLAVGKSPAESRAFDEFNKITTLPPKSTNSSRTVEDDAFGTKKARSSFGRGFFKLKGNKRTASAPNLAETERDGMDHLDLAGMPQKSSNSDSTHTLSSCLEGKKKSKGIKAFLGKLTRSQSTTFTLDDNLSENEFKRGGVRATAGPRLGWSRDLHNPNSEVDAPFARWSREQVCDWMQEQGLGLYVNLARQWISSGQTLLQASTQNLEKELGIKHPLHKKKLQLALQALGSEEDDNKGKLDYQWVTRWLDDIGLPQYKTQFDEARVDGRMLHYMTVDDLLSLKVGSVLHHLSIKRAIQVLRLSNYEPNCLRRRPSDENNITPAEISQWTNHRVMEWLRSVDLAEYAPNLRGSGVHGGLMVLEPRFNVETMALLLNIPPNKTLLRRHLATHFNLLVGSEAQQSKQECIENPDYTLLTATAKVKPRKLAFGSFGTLKKKRQEDSEEYVCPMDVEMPKGHSFQKGLRGLELHIYEDDLDRLEQMEDSEGTVRQIGAFSEGINNLTSMLKDDEFFNEIATSSPNPSVTDDDSNV from the exons ATGATGTCCGATGCCAGTGATATGTTGGCAGCCGCTTTGGAGCAAATGGATGGCATTATAGCAG GATCCAAATCCCTTGACTATTCCAATGGGATCTTTGACTGCCAGTCTCCAACCTCACCATTCATGGGAAGCCTGCGGGCGCTGCACCTAATCGAGGATCTCAGGGGTGTTTTGGAGCTCATGGACACAGAAGAGAGAGACGGATTGCGCTGTCAGATACCCGACTCGACAGCACGCAGTCTGGTGGACTGGCTACAGGGACACCTA TCAAATGGGCACATTTCAGTCACTGGTGATATTTACCAGGACAGACTTAATCGCCTTGAAAGTGACAAGGAGTCCCTTGTGCTTCAG GTGAGTGTCTTGACAGACCAAGTGGAAGTGCAAGGAGAAAAAATAAGAGACCTAGATTTGTGCCTTGAGGAACACCGTGAAAAACTGAATTCAACTGAGGAAATGCTACAACAG GAACTTATCTCTAGGTCAACGCTTGAGGCCCAGAAGCTGGAGCTGATGGCTGAGATTTCCAATTTAAAGCTAAAGCTGACTGccatggagaaagagagaatggaCTTTGATGAAAGATTCAGAGATAGTGAG GGTTTGATCTTAGAAAATAACGAGTTGAGGTATCGCATTTCCGAGATGGAGAACGAACGGTTGCAGTACGAGAAGAAACTGAAGTCCACCAAG TCGCTAATGGCAAGACTGTCTAGCCTGAAAATCAAAATGGGCCAGATGCAGTATGAAAAACAGAGGACGGAACACAAAATCCAGGCACTCGAG gaggacCTGGCTATATTAAGAAGGCAGCTGGATGGTAAAGATGGAGAACTAAGGCGGCTACAGGATGAGACGGGGTCCAGATCGCCCACACCTGCAGGCTTAGAAACCACTGAGAGAG AGGATACTTTTAAGCAGAAGCTCAAAGAGAAAC ATTTGGAAGTGCAAAGAATGAAGAAAGCGGTTGAGTCACTTCTGGCAGCCAATGAAGAGAAG GATCGCAAGATCGATGAGCTCCGGCAGTTGCTTACACGTTACAAGAAGGTGCAAGACATGGTCATGTCAGTGCAAGGGAGAAAAG aaaaatgtaatgacGAAGAAAGCGATGATAGTCACAGTGACAGCTCTCTCTCCATGTCCACCGCGATGTCTGTTTCCGTGGACACCGAGAAGTCCGTCCTGTCATGTGCTGAGGAAGTGAAGAGCCAAGATGAG ACGACGATGTTTGTCAGCACGCTGCAGGTGCCTTCGCTCTCATCCACACCACAAGCCAGATTAGAGACTGATGCAGACCTGGAGCTAGTGCAGCCACAGAG TGATGCAGTGCATCAGGAGCAAAGCCAGTCACAGGAGCCTGCCATAAATACCAGTCTGGA AAGACTGAACGTCCCCAAATCTAGCAGCCTGAGCACACTGGACGGCAGCACAAGtgaaaag AGGCCTCTGGCAGTTGGAAAGAGTCCAGCAGAG agtcGTGCTTTTGACGAGTTCAACAAAATCACGACCTTGCCGCCGAAGTCCACTAACAGCTCCCGTACTGTTGAAGATGACGCTTTTGGTACAAAGAAAGCGAGATCCTCATTTGGACGAGGTTTCTTTAAACTCAAAGGCAACAAGAGAACAGCCAGTGCTCCAAATCTGG ctGAGACAGAGCGTGACGGCATGGACCATCTGGATCTTGCAGGGATGCCACAGAAGTCAAGCAACAGTGACAGCACACATACTCTTTCCAGCTGCCTAGAGGGCAAGAAGAAATCAAAGGGAATCAAAGCATTCTTAGGAAA GCTTACAAGAAGTCAGTCAACCACATTCACTTTGGATGACAACCTATCAGAGAATGAGTTCAAGCGCGGAGGAGTCCGAGCCACAGCCGGGCCTAGGCTGGGATGGTCACGTGACCTGCACAACCCAAACAG tgaggtGGATGCTCCGTTTGCACGCTGGTCCCGGGAGCAGGTGTGTGACTGGATGCAGGAGCAGGGACTCGGGCTGTATGTGAACCTGGCCAGACAGTGGATTTCCTCAGGACAGACTCTTCTTCAGGCTTCAACACAGAACTTAGAAAAG gagctaGGGATCAAGCATCCTCTCCACAAAAAGAAACTGCAACTGGCTCTTCAAGCTCTGGGTTCTGAGGAAGATGACAACAAAGGCAAACTAGATTACCAATGGGTAACAA GGTGGCTTGATGATATTGGACTTCCTCAGTACAAAACTCAGTTTGATGAGGCAAGAGTGGATGGCAGAATGCTTCACTACATGACTGTG GATGACCTGCTGTCTCTGAAAGTGGGCAGCGTGTTGCATCACCTCAGCATTAAGCGAGCGATCCAAGTGCTCCGCCTCAGCAATTACGAGCCCAACTGTCTGCGTCGCAGACCCTCAGACGAG AACAACATCACTCCGGCTGAAATCTCTCAGTGGACCAATCACCGTGTGATGGAGTGGCTGCGCTCTGTAGATCTGGCAGAATACGCACCCAATCTGAGAGGCAGCGGAGTCCATGGAGGACTGATG GTTCTCGAGCCTCGCTTCAATGTGGAAACCATGGCGCTGCTTCTAAACATTCCTCCCAACAAGACCTTGCTCCGAAGACACCTGGCCACACATTTTAACCTGCTGGTGGGCTCTGAGGCCCAGCAGTCGAAGCAGGAGTGTATAGAGAACCCTGATTACACTTTACTCACTGCAACCGCTAAGGTCAAG CCTCGAAAACTGGCATTTGGGAGCTTTGGGACTTTGAAGAAAAAGAGGCAGGAGGATAGTGAGGAGTATGTGTGTCCCATGGATGTGGAGATGCCAAAAGGACACAGTTTCCAGAAGGGCCTCAGAGGGCTGGAGCTGCACATTTACGAGGATGACCTGGACCGCCTAGAACAG ATGGAGGATTCAGAGGGAACAGTGCGACAAATTGGGGCTTTTTCAGAAGGCATCAACAACTTgacg aGTATGCTGAAAGATGATGAGTTCTTTAATGAGATTGCAACATCGTCCCCCAACCCCAGCGTGACTGACGATGACTCCAAtgtttaa